The Porphyrobacter sp. HT-58-2 genome has a window encoding:
- the ribB gene encoding 3,4-dihydroxy-2-butanone-4-phosphate synthase yields MERPLEAALEAIAAGRIVVIAGDRLRGGDIDLMCAARHVTPEVINFMATHGRGLICLAVTPERAAQLGLSLVNPGTARQTGRPFARSIEAAHGVSTGISAADRAHTVQVAMADGASNADIHSPGHVFPLIAQAGGVLARPSACEASIDLARMAGAGDAAVICSIMRDDGEMARIDDIGDLIAAHGLAVADIGALIARLEGATA; encoded by the coding sequence ATGGAACGCCCACTGGAGGCTGCGCTGGAGGCGATTGCCGCAGGACGGATCGTCGTGATCGCCGGCGACCGGCTGCGCGGCGGGGATATCGACCTGATGTGCGCCGCGCGGCACGTCACGCCCGAGGTGATCAACTTCATGGCGACGCATGGCCGCGGCCTGATCTGTCTGGCCGTGACGCCCGAACGTGCCGCGCAACTCGGCCTGAGCCTCGTCAATCCCGGCACCGCGCGCCAGACCGGACGCCCCTTTGCCCGCTCGATCGAGGCGGCACACGGTGTCTCGACCGGCATTTCGGCGGCCGACCGCGCGCATACGGTGCAGGTGGCGATGGCCGACGGGGCGAGCAACGCCGACATCCACTCACCCGGCCATGTCTTCCCGCTGATCGCGCAAGCGGGCGGCGTGCTGGCTCGCCCCTCGGCCTGCGAGGCCTCGATCGACCTTGCCCGGATGGCGGGCGCGGGCGATGCAGCGGTGATCTGTTCGATCATGCGCGACGATGGCGAGATGGCGCGGATCGACGATATTGGCGATCTGATCGCGGCGCATGGCCTTGCCGTGGCAGACATCGGCGCGCTGATCGCGCGGCTTGAAGGGGCGACCGCATGA
- a CDS encoding NADPH-dependent FMN reductase, protein MTRIVALGGTVNPGSSTEQALRLAAQVAADAGAEVTVFGGEYLTALPHYLGPQHDPSQGAEMVAAVREADGLLVAAPGYHGTISGVVKNALDYLEDLARDERPYLDGRAVGLIATAFGDQASMSTLLTMRAITHALRGWPTPMGATIRTYRGLFSPDGECLDERARGQLELVGRQVVLGAKSFAAGRGLA, encoded by the coding sequence ATGACCCGAATTGTAGCCCTCGGTGGCACGGTCAACCCCGGCTCCTCGACGGAACAGGCGCTCCGGCTGGCGGCGCAGGTCGCGGCGGACGCAGGGGCCGAGGTGACAGTGTTCGGCGGGGAATATCTCACCGCCCTGCCGCACTATCTCGGGCCGCAGCACGATCCCTCGCAAGGGGCCGAGATGGTCGCGGCGGTGCGCGAGGCCGATGGCCTGCTGGTGGCCGCGCCGGGGTATCACGGAACGATTTCGGGCGTGGTCAAGAACGCGCTCGATTACCTTGAGGACCTGGCGCGCGATGAACGCCCCTATCTCGATGGCCGTGCGGTGGGCCTCATCGCCACGGCATTCGGCGATCAGGCCTCGATGAGCACGCTCCTCACCATGCGCGCGATCACCCATGCCCTGCGCGGCTGGCCGACCCCGATGGGCGCGACGATCCGCACCTATCGCGGGCTGTTCTCGCCCGATGGCGAATGCCTTGACGAGCGCGCGCGCGGGCAGCTGGAACTGGTCGGCAGGCAGGTGGTGCTGGGCGCGAAGAGCTTTGCCGCCGGGAGGGGCCTGGCGTGA
- a CDS encoding glycerol-3-phosphate dehydrogenase, whose protein sequence is MVGAVSGAAYDLAVIGGGVNGAGIARDAAGRGAKVLLLERGDLAEGTSSNSTKLIHGGLRYLEHYEFSLVREALTEREVLWGIAPHIIWPLRFILPHRPGLRPRWLVRLGLFLYDHIGGRRYLPATRSIRLGSHPAGEALKDDYTSAFAYSDGWVDDARLVVLNARDAADKGAEVRTRCEVTALVREGGFWRIEAGGESFTARAVVNAAGPRVLDLLGRAGEPSSQRMRLVRGSHIVVRKLFDHDYAYFFQLPDGRIFFAIPYEQDFTLIGTTDVDHDGSLDEVRASPEEIAYLCEGASEYFRTPVTPADVVWTYSGVRPLVDDGSGRPEAATRGYRFEVDDEAGKAPLLSVFGGKITTYRELAAEAIARLVPFLPVLKGADWTGSANLPGGNFGRFDAPALARSLARRYPFIGEAQARRLTRLYGTLATDFLGDATSAADLGEDFGHGLTAAEAEYLVTREWARTADDILWRRTKLGLHFTPEQTARLAAWLTERTISA, encoded by the coding sequence ATGGTGGGCGCTGTGAGCGGCGCGGCCTATGATCTTGCGGTGATCGGCGGCGGCGTCAATGGCGCCGGAATCGCACGCGATGCCGCCGGACGCGGCGCGAAAGTCCTGCTGCTCGAACGCGGCGATCTGGCGGAAGGCACCTCGTCAAACTCTACCAAGCTGATCCACGGCGGGCTGCGCTACCTCGAACATTACGAGTTCTCTCTGGTGCGCGAGGCCCTGACCGAGCGCGAGGTGCTGTGGGGCATTGCGCCGCACATCATCTGGCCGCTGCGCTTCATCCTGCCCCACCGCCCCGGTCTGCGCCCGCGCTGGCTCGTGCGGCTGGGGCTGTTTCTCTACGATCATATCGGCGGGCGCAGATACCTGCCTGCAACCCGAAGCATCCGGCTGGGCAGTCACCCGGCGGGCGAGGCGCTGAAGGACGACTACACCAGCGCCTTTGCCTATTCCGATGGCTGGGTGGATGATGCGCGGCTGGTGGTGCTCAACGCCCGCGACGCCGCAGACAAGGGCGCCGAAGTGCGCACCCGCTGCGAGGTGACGGCGCTGGTGCGCGAGGGCGGCTTTTGGCGGATCGAGGCGGGGGGCGAAAGCTTCACCGCGCGCGCCGTGGTCAATGCCGCTGGGCCGCGCGTGCTCGATCTGCTGGGCCGGGCGGGCGAGCCTTCGTCGCAAAGGATGCGACTGGTGCGCGGGTCGCATATCGTTGTCCGCAAGCTGTTCGACCACGATTACGCCTATTTCTTCCAGCTCCCTGACGGGCGCATCTTCTTTGCGATCCCCTATGAACAGGACTTCACTCTGATTGGCACCACCGATGTCGATCATGACGGGAGCCTTGATGAAGTGCGCGCGTCCCCTGAGGAAATCGCCTATCTGTGCGAGGGGGCTTCGGAATATTTCCGCACGCCTGTCACCCCTGCGGACGTGGTGTGGACATATTCCGGCGTGCGCCCACTGGTCGATGATGGCTCTGGCCGGCCCGAGGCGGCGACGCGCGGCTATCGCTTCGAGGTCGACGACGAGGCGGGTAAGGCACCGCTGCTGTCGGTGTTCGGCGGCAAGATCACCACCTACCGCGAACTCGCCGCCGAAGCGATCGCGCGGCTGGTGCCGTTCCTGCCGGTGCTGAAGGGTGCGGACTGGACCGGCTCTGCCAACCTTCCCGGCGGCAATTTCGGGCGCTTCGATGCCCCCGCCCTCGCCCGCTCTCTGGCGCGGCGTTACCCGTTCATCGGCGAGGCGCAGGCCCGGCGCCTGACCCGGCTGTACGGCACGCTCGCCACCGATTTCCTTGGCGATGCGACCAGCGCCGCCGATCTGGGCGAGGATTTCGGCCACGGGCTGACCGCTGCCGAAGCCGAATATCTCGTGACCCGAGAATGGGCGCGCACCGCCGATGACATCCTGTGGCGGCGCACCAAGCTTGGCCTCCATTTCACCCCCGAACAGACCGCGCGCCTTGCCGCATGGCTGACCGAAAGGACAATCTCCGCATGA
- a CDS encoding YeiH family protein — MRRERRPDFDAYAGDLFGEMMLADTAPAAAPPARKPLSRFVPGLAIAAIASAAAAWLSQNYGVPVILAGLLLGLALNFAAGDARTHDGLDWISRHGLRAGIVLLGCQVTAMQVAEMGLVPFAGLALVMAAAIIAAMLAARATGQSPAVGLLGGGATAICGASAALALYGVIGRERVDQAQFTLTLVILAAASAIALVTYPMLAGALKFNDAQAGFLTGAAIHDVAQAIGAGFAVSDPAGAQATVVKLTRVALLAPLVALAALWIARAQPLAARVGQPRIPVLPGFILAFLALVGVNSLVTLPPALAAHALTASKTLLLLAVTATAMRTRTDLLLDLGWRAVMPVLAATIASLTVALGFAWWAL; from the coding sequence ATGAGGCGCGAGCGTCGCCCTGATTTCGATGCTTACGCCGGCGATCTGTTCGGCGAGATGATGCTCGCCGACACTGCACCGGCTGCCGCGCCACCTGCGCGAAAGCCACTGTCGCGCTTTGTGCCGGGGCTTGCCATTGCCGCCATCGCCAGCGCCGCGGCGGCGTGGCTGTCGCAGAATTACGGTGTGCCGGTGATCCTTGCGGGCCTCCTGCTTGGCCTTGCGCTCAATTTCGCGGCGGGCGATGCGCGCACCCATGACGGGCTCGACTGGATTTCGCGCCATGGCCTGCGCGCCGGGATCGTGCTGCTCGGCTGTCAGGTCACCGCGATGCAGGTGGCCGAGATGGGCCTCGTGCCGTTTGCGGGCCTTGCACTCGTGATGGCTGCCGCGATCATCGCCGCAATGCTCGCCGCGCGGGCCACGGGGCAAAGCCCTGCTGTCGGCCTGCTCGGCGGCGGCGCCACCGCGATCTGCGGCGCATCGGCGGCACTGGCACTTTACGGCGTGATCGGGCGCGAACGGGTGGATCAGGCGCAATTCACCCTGACGCTGGTGATCCTTGCCGCTGCCAGCGCCATTGCGCTGGTCACCTATCCGATGCTGGCAGGGGCGCTGAAATTCAACGACGCGCAGGCCGGGTTCCTGACCGGGGCAGCGATCCATGACGTGGCGCAGGCCATCGGCGCAGGCTTTGCCGTATCGGATCCAGCCGGCGCTCAGGCGACCGTGGTCAAGCTCACCCGCGTCGCCCTGCTCGCCCCGCTGGTGGCGCTGGCCGCCCTGTGGATCGCCCGCGCCCAGCCGCTGGCCGCAAGAGTCGGCCAGCCGCGCATCCCGGTGCTGCCGGGCTTCATCCTCGCCTTCCTGGCGCTGGTGGGCGTGAACTCGCTGGTCACCCTGCCCCCGGCGCTGGCGGCCCATGCGCTGACCGCCTCCAAGACGCTGCTGCTGCTTGCCGTCACCGCCACCGCGATGCGCACCCGTACCGATCTGCTGCTGGATCTCGGCTGGCGCGCGGTCATGCCGGTGCTGGCGGCGACCATCGCCTCGCTCACGGTCGCGCTTGGTTTTGCATGGTGGGCGCTGTGA
- a CDS encoding MFS transporter gives MAAAAPAPSPISARLRWSLFTVLCIAGVFNAMDRPIIAILKPDMMADFGWSDSDFGDLAAVTQFSAAFAFLFTGWLVDRLGVNRSMQVGASAWSLAAMAHGWAISTAQVVAARVGLGVTEAVQTPLTIKTVASLFPPDKRSFAFGFATMLAGAGTIAMPFVIPALALAVGWRGALVAGGIGGFVSLLAWMWLARGVAQLRERTLASSADAGGESARYGAILMNRQTWAIVGAKALSDMTWWFINFWLADYYRKEFGLSTLELAVPLAIAFAGSGLGALLAGWVSTRLLERGLTPNRVRKGVMLASALLVAPLPLVMELNSFWPVAVMIGVVMAGHQGFSLSLFSTITDVVPGAKVGRVTAFGAFMGNMGGVAISLIAGRVLDAGLGFVPLFLFAASSYLVALAWFHWLLPDIRRPAEPATGLA, from the coding sequence ATGGCTGCTGCCGCCCCTGCCCCCTCGCCCATTTCTGCCCGGCTGCGCTGGTCGCTGTTCACGGTGCTGTGCATCGCGGGCGTATTCAACGCGATGGACCGCCCGATCATCGCCATTCTCAAGCCCGACATGATGGCCGATTTCGGCTGGAGCGACAGCGACTTCGGCGATCTTGCCGCCGTCACCCAGTTTTCTGCCGCCTTTGCCTTCCTGTTCACCGGCTGGCTGGTAGACAGGCTGGGGGTCAACCGTTCGATGCAGGTCGGCGCGTCTGCATGGAGCCTTGCCGCGATGGCTCACGGGTGGGCGATCAGCACCGCACAGGTCGTCGCCGCACGCGTCGGCCTTGGCGTGACCGAGGCAGTGCAGACGCCGCTCACCATCAAGACCGTGGCGAGCCTGTTTCCACCCGACAAACGCAGCTTTGCCTTTGGCTTTGCGACGATGCTGGCGGGCGCGGGGACGATTGCGATGCCCTTTGTCATCCCGGCGTTGGCGCTGGCGGTGGGCTGGCGCGGGGCGCTGGTGGCAGGCGGGATCGGCGGTTTCGTGTCGCTGCTGGCGTGGATGTGGCTGGCCCGCGGGGTCGCCCAGTTGCGTGAGCGCACGCTGGCGAGCAGCGCCGACGCCGGCGGCGAGAGCGCGCGTTACGGCGCGATCCTCATGAACCGCCAGACCTGGGCGATTGTCGGCGCCAAGGCACTGTCCGACATGACCTGGTGGTTCATCAATTTCTGGCTGGCCGATTACTATCGCAAGGAATTCGGCCTCTCGACGCTGGAACTGGCGGTGCCGCTGGCGATTGCCTTTGCCGGATCGGGCCTTGGCGCGCTGCTGGCCGGCTGGGTTTCGACCCGGTTGCTGGAACGCGGGCTGACCCCCAACCGGGTGAGAAAGGGCGTGATGCTCGCATCGGCCCTGCTGGTCGCGCCGCTGCCGCTGGTGATGGAGCTCAATTCCTTCTGGCCGGTGGCCGTCATGATCGGGGTGGTGATGGCCGGGCATCAGGGCTTTTCGCTCTCGCTGTTTTCGACCATCACCGATGTTGTTCCGGGCGCCAAGGTCGGTCGGGTGACCGCCTTCGGAGCGTTCATGGGCAATATGGGCGGGGTGGCGATCAGCTTGATTGCCGGGCGGGTGCTGGATGCCGGATTGGGCTTCGTTCCGCTTTTCCTGTTTGCCGCATCGTCCTATCTGGTGGCGCTGGCGTGGTTCCACTGGCTGCTGCCCGACATTCGCCGTCCGGCTGAACCGGCCACGGGACTGGCATGA